TGTACGGCCACAGGTGAGCTGGGATCTCTTCTCTCCCTGGGCAGATTGGAAGGGTCCCAGGCCATTGATGGTTTGAGGAAGACGTGTgaataggaaagaaaacccaagcGGCTGTCATGGAAGAAGAGTTTATTTATCCTGATGGGGAAGATGTGCGATGCAGTGGTGGCCCTGCAACAGAACAGTGTTTGCAAGGGTTAGTGCAGCAGAAGCAGTGGCACACAGTTATCTCCCACTCACAAGCAAAGAGCCCCAACTGGTGAATGACCCCAGTATCAACTCGTCCCCTCTGGTGTGGGGTCTGAGTGCCCAGAAGCTGCTGGGGCCAGGGTGAAGGCTCACTGCAGGGCCACTTTGGGACACTGGTGGAAGCACGGGATCCAGCTGGCGGCTAAGTTTGGGGTTCTCCCAGTTTGCTGCGATAGAAGACTAGTCCACATACTCATGAGTTGAAAACACATGCAGATACATAGAGCAAGGCTTTGGTGCTGAGCAGGTCCAGATTGACCATCATCAGTCCATCTGCGGGAACAGCATGAAGCCGCTGAAGACGCTATCTGCCTCGGAGCCACTGTAAACAGCGCTGCCCTTGGCAGGATTCGTGCTCACGGAGACCCGGTCACCCACGGCCAGGctgagcacactgctgcctGAGTTCACCTGCAGCAAATTGCGGCTGTTATTGTCGCAGAAGCTGACCACGTGCTCCTCGTTCTTGGTGATGCTCAGGCAGAGGTCCCCGCTGGAGATCACTTGGTAGGCGAAGTAGTAGAGCCCAGGGACGCGGCAGGTGAACTCCCCTGTCTGGGGACTGTAGGAACTCTCCTGGTTGGTGATGATGTTGTCGAACACCACTGTGTTGCCCTTGGATGGTGGGGACCTCCGCGAGGCGGAGAAGGCAGGCCGTGGCTGATCCAGGATATTGCCAGCTTTCCCCTTGGCCCCTTTCTTCCCTGGTGGACCTGGGACTCCAGGGAGGCCTGGGATGCCAGGGTAGCCCCGGTTCCCTGGGATGCCAGGAAGCCCTGGTTCACCTGCTTCTCCTTTGGGTCCCTTGATGCCTGTCCTATGTGTGGATTTCCCTGGGGAGAGGTGATGAGGTGGATCAGTTCAGGCATATCTAGTGTCTCCTAAGCTGCTCCCACAGCCCACAATGCTCCCATCATGAGGCTTGAGGCTCCCAGGCCACCTACACCACGCATTCCTTACTCCCCCTTACCTGGTTCTCCTGTGTCACCCTTCTGCCCTGGTCTCCCATCAAGGCCAGGGACTCCCGGGAAGCCATCCTTGCCGTCAGGTGCCCGACATACGCCATCATCCAGCAGGGCCgtgcccagcactgctgccagggTGCTGGTCACCAGCCATAGCCCGGGGTGCATCCTGCCTTCCTGCAAGCACAGGGGTGGGGAACTGGGGATGGAGGAAAGCACACAGCAAACACACGGAGGCACCTTGGACATGCAAGCATAAACACATGTTCTTGTCCAAACCTGTGGACACGTGGAACGCAGATACAACCATGTGCTCAGGCACACGTGCATGGACAGATCTACAATGCCACCCATGTGTTGTCCAATGGAGGCAGCCAGACATCATGAGCGATGGTGAAAGTGAATTCACTGAATGCTGTCAGGACTATTCCAGTGCATGATTTGAAATCATCAATTTTACTAAAAACCTCTGCCGTGTGTCCatggcagggctgtgggacTGGAGAGCTCAGCGCACGCAGTATCATAGTctcatagtatagtttgggttggaagggaccttaaagatcatctagttccaactcccttgccataggcagggacatcccactggatcaggctgtccaaggcctcatccaacttggtcttgaatacctccagggatggggcagccacaacctccctgggcaagttccagtgtttctttccagtgtctcaacactctcatagtgaagaaattcttcctaatgtcgagtctaaatctgcccctctccagtttatacccattccccctggtcctatccccacaagcctttacgaatagctcctctccagctttcctgtagccccttcaggtactggaaggtcactataagatctcctctgagccttctcttctccaaggtgaacagacccaaccctctcagcctgtccttgcagggaaggtactccagccctctgatcatctttgtagccccctctggacccgttccaacagctccatatccttcttatgttaaggattctggaattggacacagtattccagatgaggtctcacaagagaggaatagaggggcagaatcccctccctcgccctgctggccacgctgctttggatgcagcccaggatacgattggccttctgggctgtgagcacacattgccagttcatgtcaagcttctcactgaccagcaccccaagtccttctctgcagggctgctctcaagcacatc
This genomic stretch from Cuculus canorus isolate bCucCan1 chromosome 21, bCucCan1.pri, whole genome shotgun sequence harbors:
- the C1QA gene encoding complement C1q subcomponent subunit A — its product is MHPGLWLVTSTLAAVLGTALLDDGVCRAPDGKDGFPGVPGLDGRPGQKGDTGEPGKSTHRTGIKGPKGEAGEPGLPGIPGNRGYPGIPGLPGVPGPPGKKGAKGKAGNILDQPRPAFSASRRSPPSKGNTVVFDNIITNQESSYSPQTGEFTCRVPGLYYFAYQVISSGDLCLSITKNEEHVVSFCDNNSRNLLQVNSGSSVLSLAVGDRVSVSTNPAKGSAVYSGSEADSVFSGFMLFPQMD